Proteins encoded within one genomic window of Humulus lupulus chromosome 1, drHumLupu1.1, whole genome shotgun sequence:
- the LOC133802267 gene encoding NAD(P)H-quinone oxidoreductase subunit O, chloroplastic produces MAFSATFSQSSFPRFSHFPETHRRYHLRFLSIRAVKSAEPEKEKKAPEPKTKDSSTAASSSSSSSKKILKKEKPVYSMKKGQIVRVDKEKYLNSINYLSVGHPPYYKGLDYIYEDRGEILDLRIFETGEYALVAWVGIPTAPAWLPTDMLIESEKLNYERL; encoded by the exons ATGGCATTCTCTGCAACTTTCTCACAGAGCTCTTTCCCACGCTTTTCTCACTTTCCAGAAACTCATAGAAGATACCATCTACGTTTTCTGTCCATTAGAGCTGTCAAATCTGCAGAGCCCGAAAAGGAGAAAAAGGCACCAGAACCCAAAACCAAAGACTCTTCAACtgctgcttcttcttcttcttcttcttctaagaAGATTCTCAAAAAGGAAAAGCCTGTCTATTCAA TGAAGAAGGGTCAAATTGTGAGAGTGGATAAAGAAAAGTATCTCAATAGTATAAAT TATCTATCAGTTGGGCATCCACCTTACTACAAAGGCTTGGATTATATTTACGAAGATCGTGGTGAG ATCTTGGATTTACGCATCTTCGAAACAGGAGAGTACGCACTG GTAGCATGGGTTGGGATTCCAACAGCACCAGCTTGGCTTCCAACTGATATGCTTATTGAG TCAGAGAAACTCAATTATGAAAGATTGTGA